One genomic window of Pigmentiphaga litoralis includes the following:
- a CDS encoding ABC transporter permease — MSRALSSWRADRLGGIAVLGALVALWAGVTTAGWVSPVFLPSPSATWTALRTGMQDGALLTATLATIERMLIGWLLASVIGIVVGTAIGVSPALRGWVQPLLEFIRPLPASAVMPVAMALLGLSPGMVLSVIAFGSVWPVMLATVHGLSSVDPRLKEVSRVLGLSRSAFIVKIGWPHTLPDVLTGMRLSLTIALVLAIVGEMLASQEGLGSNILSAARSFRSPEMFAGVVLLGLIGCVSNALLSVAERSLGQRASAR; from the coding sequence ATGAGCCGCGCCCTGTCGTCCTGGCGCGCCGACCGGCTGGGGGGCATCGCCGTATTGGGTGCGCTGGTGGCGCTATGGGCCGGGGTCACCACGGCAGGCTGGGTGTCCCCGGTGTTCCTGCCGTCACCCTCTGCCACCTGGACCGCATTGCGCACGGGCATGCAGGACGGCGCATTGCTGACCGCCACCCTGGCCACGATCGAACGCATGCTGATCGGCTGGCTGCTGGCCTCGGTGATCGGCATCGTGGTCGGCACCGCGATCGGCGTGTCGCCGGCCCTGCGCGGCTGGGTGCAACCGCTGCTCGAATTCATCCGCCCCTTGCCAGCGTCCGCCGTGATGCCGGTCGCGATGGCCTTGCTCGGACTGTCGCCCGGCATGGTGCTGAGCGTGATCGCGTTCGGGTCGGTCTGGCCCGTCATGCTCGCGACGGTGCACGGCCTGTCGTCGGTCGATCCCCGCTTGAAGGAAGTGTCGCGCGTGCTGGGCCTGTCGCGATCGGCCTTCATCGTCAAGATCGGCTGGCCCCACACCTTGCCCGACGTGCTGACCGGCATGCGCCTGTCGCTGACGATTGCGCTGGTGCTGGCCATCGTGGGCGAAATGCTGGCGTCGCAGGAAGGCCTGGGCTCCAACATCCTGAGCGCCGCGCGGTCTTTCCGGTCGCCCGAGATGTTTGCCGGCGTGGTCCTGCTGGGCCTGATCGGATGCGTCAGCAATGCCCTGCTTTCTGTTGCGGAACGGTCGCTCGGGCAACGCGCCAGCGCACGGTGA
- a CDS encoding ABC transporter permease, whose product MTSAKPSAIPRWRGILLPVALLAFAEITMRMADVQSDTLARPTDVLAALWRAMQDGSLLAGTAQTLGNALAGLAIGGGIGLLAGLWFGAAPRAGRMAGLTIDVLRPLPSVALIPIAMMVFGFGHGLESSVVAFTCIWPMLAFAQDGVSRVEPRLFEVSRILGLGTVARAWKVILPAALPRIFVGLRLSMGIALTIAVTVEIVANPMGLGYALAMAQQGLDPALMLALVLWIGILGWGLNAVLLAMQSRLFAHRGAAA is encoded by the coding sequence ATGACGTCGGCCAAGCCCTCCGCCATCCCGCGCTGGCGCGGCATCCTGCTGCCGGTCGCCCTGCTGGCGTTCGCCGAAATCACGATGCGAATGGCCGATGTGCAAAGCGATACGCTGGCCCGCCCGACCGATGTGCTGGCCGCCTTGTGGCGCGCCATGCAGGACGGCAGCCTGCTGGCCGGCACCGCGCAAACGCTGGGCAACGCCCTGGCCGGCCTGGCGATCGGCGGCGGTATCGGCCTGCTGGCCGGGCTGTGGTTCGGCGCGGCGCCGCGTGCCGGACGCATGGCCGGCCTGACCATCGACGTGCTGCGGCCGTTGCCGTCGGTCGCCCTGATTCCGATCGCGATGATGGTGTTCGGCTTCGGGCATGGCCTCGAAAGTTCGGTGGTTGCCTTCACCTGCATCTGGCCGATGCTGGCGTTTGCGCAAGACGGCGTATCGCGTGTCGAACCGCGCCTGTTCGAGGTCTCGCGCATCCTTGGCCTGGGCACCGTGGCGCGCGCCTGGAAGGTCATCCTGCCCGCGGCCCTGCCCCGCATCTTCGTGGGCCTTCGGCTCAGCATGGGGATCGCATTGACCATTGCGGTCACGGTCGAGATCGTCGCCAATCCCATGGGACTGGGCTATGCGTTGGCCATGGCGCAACAAGGCCTGGACCCGGCCCTGATGCTGGCTCTGGTGCTCTGGATCGGCATCCTGGGCTGGGGCCTGAACGCGGTGCTGCTGGCGATGCAGTCGCGGCTGTTCGCCCACCGGGGAGCCGCAGCATGA
- a CDS encoding ABC transporter ATP-binding protein codes for MNARIMDPAVTSAPLIRFDNVALDLGGRRIINGLDLELGRGEFVCVVGPSGCGKTTLLRLLTGLVQPTSGAIFRENTRIDGPARDVAIVFQDYGRALLPWRTVAGNVSLALEAAGVPRSQRPSVIQPLLQKVGLAAHADKYPAELSGGMQQRLQIARCLAQQPSVLLMDEPFGALDAMTRQSLQDELLDLVRQTGTTVLFITHDLEEAIYLGDRVLALRANPGSASSLAQSIPVDLPRPRDQLSTREHPEFLRLRRYLFDFIQEPHA; via the coding sequence ATGAACGCGCGGATCATGGACCCGGCAGTGACCTCGGCGCCACTGATCCGCTTCGACAACGTGGCGCTCGACCTGGGCGGCCGGCGCATCATCAACGGCCTGGACCTGGAACTGGGGCGCGGCGAATTCGTGTGCGTGGTCGGGCCGTCGGGCTGTGGCAAGACCACATTGCTGCGGCTGTTGACCGGCCTGGTGCAGCCCACGTCAGGCGCCATCTTCCGCGAGAACACGCGCATCGACGGGCCGGCCCGCGACGTGGCCATCGTGTTCCAGGACTATGGGCGCGCGCTGCTGCCGTGGCGCACGGTGGCCGGCAATGTATCGCTGGCACTGGAGGCCGCGGGCGTGCCCCGCTCGCAACGGCCATCGGTCATTCAGCCCTTGCTGCAGAAGGTCGGTCTGGCCGCGCATGCCGACAAGTACCCGGCGGAATTGTCGGGCGGCATGCAGCAGCGCCTGCAGATCGCGCGGTGTCTTGCGCAGCAGCCCAGCGTGCTGCTGATGGACGAACCCTTCGGTGCGCTTGACGCCATGACGCGTCAGTCGCTGCAAGACGAATTGCTGGACCTGGTGCGCCAGACCGGCACCACCGTCCTCTTCATCACGCACGATCTGGAAGAAGCCATCTACTTGGGTGACCGCGTGCTGGCCCTGCGCGCGAATCCGGGCAGTGCCAGCAGCCTGGCGCAAAGCATTCCGGTCGACCTTCCGCGGCCTCGCGATCAGTTGTCGACCCGTGAACATCCGGAGTTCCTCCGCTTGCGGCGCTATCTGTTCGACTTCATCCAGGAACCGCACGCATGA
- a CDS encoding ABC transporter substrate-binding protein yields MKTSITSAVLGFSMALALAITSTPAAAQTKITVGYTAVSEFLPMFVAKERGLFAKRGLDVTPQQLAYSSVMPAALQSGSVQIAGAASPVLLLANDNGMKLVGVAGTSVHQRESNAIGLVVKANGPIKTPADFVGKKVGVPGLNAALHILTRKWLDDRGVDTRRVTFVEAPFPQMGDLLRGGSIDAAITADPFLGRIVQSGVGAMLFPVAADLPAGFSNMLYMTTDAWEAKNGEIVKNFRLALQEAIVYAQAHPEDARADMGKYIKLPPQVLAALAVPSFDASLKASQLTFWADTMSQQQMLRAVPKLDTMVAK; encoded by the coding sequence ATGAAGACCTCAATCACTTCCGCAGTGCTCGGATTCAGCATGGCACTGGCCTTGGCAATAACCAGTACGCCCGCCGCGGCGCAGACGAAGATCACGGTCGGCTACACGGCCGTGTCCGAATTCCTTCCCATGTTCGTGGCCAAGGAACGCGGCCTGTTCGCCAAGCGCGGACTGGACGTGACGCCGCAGCAACTGGCCTACAGCAGCGTCATGCCGGCAGCCTTGCAGTCCGGATCGGTGCAGATTGCCGGCGCCGCGTCGCCCGTGCTGCTGCTGGCCAATGACAATGGCATGAAGCTGGTTGGCGTGGCAGGCACCAGCGTGCATCAGCGGGAATCGAATGCGATCGGCTTGGTGGTCAAGGCCAACGGTCCGATCAAGACACCGGCCGACTTCGTGGGCAAGAAAGTGGGCGTCCCGGGCCTGAACGCCGCGCTCCACATCCTGACCCGCAAGTGGCTGGATGACCGGGGCGTGGACACCAGACGTGTCACCTTCGTGGAAGCCCCCTTTCCGCAGATGGGCGATCTGCTGCGCGGCGGATCCATCGACGCGGCGATTACCGCCGACCCGTTCCTGGGCCGCATCGTGCAGAGCGGCGTGGGCGCGATGCTGTTCCCGGTGGCGGCGGATCTGCCCGCCGGTTTTTCCAACATGCTGTACATGACGACGGATGCCTGGGAAGCCAAGAACGGCGAGATCGTGAAGAACTTCCGACTGGCCTTGCAGGAAGCGATTGTCTACGCCCAGGCCCATCCGGAAGACGCGCGCGCGGACATGGGCAAGTACATCAAGCTGCCGCCGCAAGTGCTGGCCGCGCTGGCGGTGCCGAGCTTTGACGCCTCGCTCAAGGCCAGCCAGCTGACCTTCTGGGCCGACACCATGAGCCAGCAACAGATGCTGCGCGCCGTGCCCAAGCTGGACACGATGGTGGCGAAATGA
- a CDS encoding TetR/AcrR family transcriptional regulator: MVIDTKSPPRSKRARPRPVNEEMPDRRRDIMHAAERLFSRHGYHGVSIRNIADEAGVPLALVGYYYGPKLSLYEEVFRQRAGYIQERLAALDTVWTGASQGEVLERLVRAFVTPALKVASTPDGYQFMRLIARNLTEQGEENARPVQELFDPVARAYIDAFMKAIPGLARKQAVWCYQFALGALMHHITDNRAERLSQGEVSAGNTQFDASCDFLCRFLWAGIHHACQAR; the protein is encoded by the coding sequence ATGGTCATCGACACCAAATCCCCTCCCCGCAGCAAACGCGCGCGCCCCCGGCCCGTGAACGAAGAGATGCCTGACCGCCGCCGCGACATCATGCATGCCGCCGAACGCCTGTTCTCGCGGCATGGGTATCACGGCGTCTCGATCCGCAACATTGCCGACGAAGCGGGCGTGCCGCTGGCGCTGGTGGGCTACTACTACGGCCCCAAGCTCAGCCTGTACGAAGAGGTCTTTCGCCAGCGCGCCGGCTACATCCAGGAACGGCTGGCGGCGCTCGATACGGTCTGGACGGGCGCATCGCAGGGCGAAGTGCTGGAGCGACTGGTGCGAGCCTTTGTCACGCCAGCCCTGAAGGTGGCCAGCACGCCCGACGGCTATCAGTTCATGCGGCTGATCGCCCGCAACCTGACCGAGCAGGGCGAGGAAAACGCGCGGCCGGTCCAGGAACTGTTCGATCCGGTGGCGCGCGCCTACATCGACGCGTTCATGAAAGCGATCCCGGGCCTTGCGCGCAAGCAGGCCGTCTGGTGCTACCAGTTCGCGCTGGGCGCCCTGATGCATCACATCACCGATAACCGCGCCGAGCGGCTGTCGCAGGGCGAGGTTTCGGCCGGCAATACCCAGTTCGACGCGTCCTGCGATTTCCTGTGCCGCTTCCTGTGGGCAGGCATTCATCACGCCTGCCAGGCCCGCTGA
- a CDS encoding BrnA antitoxin family protein has translation MPTLKPGTIPPTPEEDAAIEEALVNDADSYVMTDAEWQHASQKARIGRPKAETTKERITIRLSADVLAKFRATGPGWQTRINTALESWLAGR, from the coding sequence ATGCCAACACTTAAGCCTGGGACAATCCCGCCCACTCCGGAAGAAGACGCGGCGATCGAGGAGGCCTTGGTCAACGATGCCGATTCTTATGTCATGACCGACGCCGAGTGGCAGCATGCGAGCCAGAAAGCACGCATTGGCCGGCCGAAAGCGGAAACCACCAAAGAGCGCATCACCATCCGGCTTTCCGCAGACGTGCTTGCGAAGTTCCGGGCAACGGGACCTGGATGGCAAACGCGCATCAATACGGCGCTGGAATCCTGGCTTGCAGGCCGCTAA